Genomic segment of Trichoderma breve strain T069 chromosome 7 map unlocalized scaffold00007, whole genome shotgun sequence:
ATTCGCAAACCAGAGGCGACAGGTGAGCGCGGGATGCTCACTATTTATCGAGTCCTGTCAAAGCATAAATGGATCATAAGCCTCTTTGAAGATATTATTTGCGCTCCAGAAAGGTAACCGGTATATGTTATCttcgaggctgaggagaaaCGGCGCGTCCAAGGAAAGGAAGTATGCGTGCGCCAATCTTCTAGTGAAACTTGCTCTCGATAGGCAGTATAGAAAAtggaaataagaaaagactgtcgacaagaagatgctcgCAAGATGTCAAGCCGCGCAAGATGTCGCACAGATGCGGAAAGTTCCGTCAGTCGTCACCCTGGCAGTGAGGCAAGAACGAAGATGCTCCAGTCGAGGAAGAAAACGGCGCTTCGACAATtaaatgagaagaagagaatccCGGTGTCCAAGGTCTCTCCAGAGAGTTTCCCGACTGAATATCTACAGTAAAAGGGCTGAGAAGTGAGGTTGGCCAGTCGCAAAAGGTTTGAGTTCTGGCTTGGGGACTCGGAGTGTGCGATAAAGGAGAAGTAAGATGTGGACCAGGGGCAAAGGCAAATGCAGCACGCCTCAAGACGAAAACGGAAATCGTATAGAATGCTGAGAGAACGCGGCAATGGACATGGAACACTCAAAACGAGCGCCTCGGTGCGATTTTAGtgagaaaatgaagagaaacagGACTTGATACTCtggggagggagaaaaaggcgTCTTATTTTTAGCCCCGCAGACGTCAAAGGTGTGctgagaaccttgatggtCTCTGTCGGTAAATGCTCCACCAAATCTCCCGGGTGCAAGAGAAGACGGGCGGCTGCAATTTGTAATACCTGGAATCGGCGATAGTGAGGCTCTCACTGGatcacagcatcaccacGGGGGCACTCGATCTCGAACGAAGGCATCGTTACTGAACAAATGGGAGGTTCTCTTTCCACCATgcgtccatcttggcctcACAACGAAAAGGGGTCCAAACACCCCCAAGACGACAAGAACGACGAGCAGTGGcgcatttctcttcttctattcGCGAATCACAAATCACCAAGCCCAGCTGTCCGAATCACCAGGCTGTCGAGTCTGCGGGGGATATCTGGTGAGCATCGTCGCTGCAGTCACGAGGCGCAATCGCAGTTCTCGGCGGCCGCACATGTGAGTGAGTCGTGATGACGGGTACCTTGGCTGGGAGCTTTATCGAATTGTTAAATTACGCCGGCGGTGATTCGTCACGGTAGCCCCACCACCAGCCTTTTTGCTGACGAACCAAGAATCAGCCTGGaccatcaaggttctcatGAATGGAAGCGGCGGAACATGTATCAAATCATGCCGCTCAACTGTAGATAACGAAATGCCTAACAACGCAAAGATACATTCTGGAGAAAATCTTCATGCGGCTGTATTGTTACTAGCGTGCACTTTGACAAGCATCCACGCACAGATACCAACAATATGCAGTCAagcggaggtcagaaaaagtgagaccgcaaaatgaatagGTACATACATTCAGCAATATGTGCACCTAATCAACTCATCGAGTACTGCTTTTGCAGGGGAACGCCTGTTCTGCCAGCACCCGGACTTTACGATATAACTTGGCATTTACTAGAAAAATATAGACATAGTAGCAGTTAATAGGGAAATATAGACATAGTAGCAGTTAATAgggaaatatagatatagtagcagttaatagggaaatgtagatatacctagtagtaattccttttgtaggcgtatgattTAACTTGCGGGTGCTCGAAATCTTCTCGGTCgcggtttttctgtcctccacTTGGcagtgtacgagtatgtgcATGAATGATTACACAACCTTGACAGCCTTCCAGACTCGGTAACTGTGGGGTCGATATTACAGATGTGCTCCAGATCAGCTACCCTAAACAACATGTAGATGATGCTGGGGAGTGTTTTTTattcctcttcagcttcaaatACCACTGGAATACGCAGAAACAGAATATGCATCACTCAATGTTAGAACCCCAAACAATTAGACTACCCCTGATCACATGATACGATGCAGACAATGGCGTTGGCGGAAAACAATTGCAAGTCCGCGTGTCCGAATCCCGCCTGGCCTGCGGAGCGGAGGACGACTCCAGGCAGAGAGCATCCTTCGCGGTTCACGACAAGCTACAAAACTCATCAAAACGTCTAATCTTCATCAAGCGAATCTATCGGCAGAGATCACTCACCGTTCATAATGGTTTCCTACAAAGAAGTACAAGCCTCCAACGCACTCATCAACGACGCAACGGCACCCCGTGTCTCCGTTTTCGTCGGCGGCACATCAGGCATCGGAAAGTTTACAATCAAAGCCCTTGTGTCCACGGGTGCCAGCGTGAGAATCTACCTCGTCGGACGCAAGAGCTCTGAAGAGTCCGCGCGCGCTTTTATCCAAGAGCTAAACgccatcaaccccaaggcGGAAATCGTTTGGACCGAGGGCGAGGCCTCGCTTCTCGCTGAAGTCAAGAGAATATGCGAGCTCATCAAAAAGACGGAATCACGCGTCGATTTGCTGTTTCTTACAGCGGGCTATGCGCCATTCGGTACGCGGAAGGAGACTAGTGAGGGGGTGGAAGTCGCACAGAGCTTGGAATATTATTCGCGGATGCTgttcatccatcatcttcttcctgtCCTAGGTGCATCTGAGGCTCCCAGGGTCATCAGTGTCCTGGGCGGTGGGCTGGAGAAGTCAAGTGTCAATGTGGATGACCTGGACTTGAAGAATCCCGGAAATTTCAGCGGCATTAAAGCACAAATACAATACGTAACTATGAACACGGCCtatctggagaagctggccatcCAAAATCCTAATGTGACGTTCATCCACTCCTGGCCCGGATGGGTCAGCACGGGAAACGTGAGGAGGGGCTGGGATGAAGGCTCGATTGTAGCTCGAATCTTTTGGTTTGTCCTCGAGCCAATCATCTATCTATTTGGGTTTAGCGACGAGGAGTCTGGGCAGAGGAACCTGTTTCAATGTACCAGTGCTGCATTTGGTGGTCGTGGTATACCAtggggagggaagaagggagtCAACTCCCTCGAAAAGTCGGAAGATGGACTATTTCTCGTCAGCTACAACTGCGACTGCACTCCGAATGCTAAAGCATTGCCTGGACTTCGGGAATCGTCACAAGAAAAGATTTGGGATCACACGCAAAAAGTTCTTCAACCATATCTATAAGTCACTTGGGCTTATACTACAAAAGTTTAATGTTTACCACTATGATAGTTTAATCATTTGACAGACTGATATCCCCCCTCTTAGAATCTGAGACTCTTTATTTCTGATAGGCATCCCATGCTGCGGTGCCAGGCCTTATAAACTCTCGCGCGTCTGCCACAAGCTCGGTTGGGGAGTCCCAGGAAGCGAAATGACCGCCGGAAGAGTAgtggttgaagaagacaatgttTCCCTGGCGGCGTGCCCAATCTTCCGGCTATTGAAATGTTAGAGACTTTGCGACTAGACGTATCAAATACACTTGACTGACCGTGATAAAACCTTGCTCGGCAAATTGAGTGATGCCCACTGGCTGGTGAATGTAGTCAAACTTGCCAGACCATGGATTTTGTCCCTATTTCCAATGAGTAACTACCCAGAGACCTCTCTCTAAGGGAGAACCTACCCGTAACGAAAGCTCCTTGTACATTCTGGCGCTGCCAAAGGGCCCCTGTATATATAATAGCATGGTCCATGAAATGATTTCATCCAACGTCCAGTCGTACGACGGGCTGCCACCTTTCAACTCGGTGAGTATCCATGCCGCACAGCCCACCGGGCTATCCGTTTGAGCGTATGCCCACTGCAGAGGCTCGTTCCCAAAGACTTGCCGTTGTCCTAGAAGCGTAATCCTAAACGTTGCTAGCACGTTGATGAGAAAAGCCTCCTCTGCCGTGGAATTTTTGGCGTTGAAATTGTCCATGTCTTGCTGGTTGGGGACTTGATACCACAAGTTGGTATGTAGTGCTCGAACGCTCTCCGGTTGATCGATGGCCATGTATCGTACGGTGTGGGAGCCAAGGTCACCGCCATGAACGATGTACTTGTTGTATCCTAGCTGCAGCATTAATTTGTGAAATGCTTGACCAGACTCTCGTAGTCCCAAGCCGGGATATTCGGGAGCCGGCGAGAAGCCGAACCCAGGTAGGCTAGGAGCCACCACATGAAATGCCGTTTCATTGCTGGGAGGATTTGTGTACCCGTCAATCACGCGTTCTACCTCTATGATAGACCCTGGGTAGCCGTGTACAAACAGCAGCGGGATGGCGTCTTTTCTGGAGGATTGTCGGTGAACAAAGTGAAGTGGGATTGGGTGCGAGTAGTTCCCAGCGCCATCGATTGTAGTTGTAAACTGTGGCAAATGATCATTCAACCTTTTCTGCGTCTCATTCCAGTTGTAGCTGTGAGTCCAATAATCTTTAATTGCGGTAATGTTCTCGGCAGGAGGGCCATCCTGCGGAACATGCTGAACGAGGTCTGTAGCAATTCGGGCTAGAGAGGCTTTGACTCTCGTTTCTTCGATAAAAGAAGGATCTACATCGATCAAAAAGGGGGCAGGACTGGTTCCAAACTTGGCTTTG
This window contains:
- a CDS encoding short chain dehydrogenase domain-containing protein, producing the protein MVSYKEVQASNALINDATAPRVSVFVGGTSGIGKFTIKALVSTGASVRIYLVGRKSSEESARAFIQELNAINPKAEIVWTEGEASLLAEVKRICELIKKTESRVDLLFLTAGYAPFGTRKETSEGVEVAQSLEYYSRMLFIHHLLPVLGASEAPRVISVLGGGLEKSSVNVDDLDLKNPGNFSGIKAQIQYVTMNTAYLEKLAIQNPNVTFIHSWPGWVSTGNVRRGWDEGSIVARIFWFVLEPIIYLFGFSDEESGQRNLFQCTSAAFGGRGIPWGGKKGVNSLEKSEDGLFLVSYNCDCTPNAKALPGLRESSQEKIWDHTQKVLQPYL